The Acidobacteriota bacterium genome segment TCGTCGTGAAGTGACTTCCAGTGACTCTGGTTCGTGCGACTCAGCCGCATCATCAGCATCGGGATGTGCCCACCTTCAGGCGAGGCCGTTTCGCTGACGGGGTTGTACGTGCGCATGGGCTTCGAACGGAGCGGCGCGATGGGAATCAGCTCCGGAAGTTGTGGACGCAGTACTCCAATGCGCTTACGGTCCGCGCGCTGGGTTCTCCTTGTCTTCGGCTTGTGGCGTAAAAACAGATCGCGCAGATAGTCGGCCACAGGCTGCAAACCTTGGGATGGAGGAGAGAATTTCTGTCTCTCGTCGCCGACCAGGGCCATCAGGTAGTCGAGAAGGAACACCGCCTGACCAAACGGAAAGTCGGTCTCCACTTGGTGATCGGGAGTACGCAAAACGGTTCCTTCCGGACCGCGTTCCAGTTCCAGGAACGAATCAGACTCGAACTCGAAACGGAACGACGCGATGGCCGGTTGTGAGTCCTCATCTCGAAACGTGATCAACACGCGGTACGATGGGATTTCACCGGTAGGCTTGGGCACGACCGAGAGTCCAAGCTGGAATTGGTCGATCCGGCCCCCGGGGCCGCGTCTCGATCGGACAATGTCGCGAAACGAGCCCATGACGAACGGTTCCTCGTTGAAGTCCAGCAGGCTGTCCAGGTCGAATCCGGTAAATGCCTGATGCAAGGCTCTGTAACATCCCAGAAAGGTGGTCTTGCCGGTACTGTTTTCGCCCACCAGCAGGGTAATGGGCCGCAGGTTGCCGCGTTGTGCATCCTGAAAGCAGCGCACGTCACACAGAATGAGTTCGCGCGGATCATCCATGGTCGACTTCTTGTTGTCAGGAAGCTGAGCTGGAGATCCGAACACGTGCCGTCGTCGAGGCTACTGTCGAAGAAGTCCTCATCGCACGAGTGTAGCACCCGCGCACGACGGCGCGACGGTTCGACGGTACCCGGAAATACCCTGTGGAGGCACCTGCAGGCTGCCCTGGCCGGATCCCTGAGTGGTTGCCGTGCTCGGGCGGATGGGGTTTTCCCGGCCGCATCTCAGAACGAGCGCGAGCCGCCGAACAGGCCCGTGAGCCAGCTCCAGAAGCCTCCCTGCCGCCGGGTGGCTACCAAACCGGTTTCCGACGATACGTCGACGACCTCGCCGGAGACGGTGCGCACGTCCTCGTCCGTGGAGTCCGACTCGCCGGGCGGAGGCCCTTCCGGGGCCGAAACGCGGACGAGCGGGGGGCCGCCCAGGCGGACGGTGACCATCACCTCCCCGGGGGCCGGGACGCTCGCCGCCGGCAGGCCGTGCGCGGCGCTGGCGTCGAGGGTGCCCAGCGCCGCGACCAGCGCGCTCTCGGCGACCTCGAAGATTCCCGGGACGCCGCGTCCGGCCGCGAGGGCCTGCGGGACGTCGCGGAACGAAACGGTCCAGTTCGGCGTGCCGCGCTCGATACGACAGGGATAGCTCGCGATGCGTGCGGACTGCATAGGCTTCATGAGTGGAACAGGGTTCGGATGATGCGCCGCGGGCCACGATGACTGCCGCCCGGCGCGCGGACGGCAGTCATGGTAGCCCGATTGTTTCGACAACGCGAACGCGCGCCTGCGGCGGCTACCGCAGTTTCCGGAAGAACGCGCGGATGTCCTCGGTCAGCAGCTCCGGCTCCTCGAGCGCCGCGAAGTGTCCGCCGCGCGGCATCTCGGTCCAGTGCGTCACGTTGTAGGCCGCTTCCGCCCACGCCCGCGGCGGGATGAACAGCTCCTTCGGGAAGATGGCGGCCCCGACCGGGGTCTCGATGTAGCCCGGCTGGTTGGTCGCGCGGCGCGACTCGTAGTAGATGCGGGTCGACGACGTGATGGTCTGGGTCGCCCAGTAGATGGTGATGTTCGTCAGCAGCTCGTCCCTGGTGAACTGGCTCTCGACGTCGCCGCCGCAGTCGCACCAGGTCCGGAACTTCTCGACGATCCAGGCCGCCAGCCCCGCCGGCGAGTCGTTGAGGCCGTAGCCGAGGGTCTGCGGCTTCGTGCCCTGGATGTTGCTGTACCCGCGCTCGTCCGCGAAGAACGCCTGCCGCTCCCGGGTGCGCGCCAGCTCCTCGGGCGGCACGCCGGCCGTCGGGTCGTCCACGCCCGCGGGCGGACCGGCCGTCACCATGTTCAGGTGCACGCCGACCACGCGGTCCGGATGCTGCGCGGCCTGCCAGCGGCTGATGATGCTGCCCCAGTCGCCGCCCTGCGTGCCGTAGCGGTCGTAGCCGAGCCGCTCCATCAGCCTGCCGATGATCGCGGCCATCTTCTCGGGGCCGTAGCCGCGGCCGGTGGGCTTGTCGGAGAAGCCGTAGCCGGGGATCGACGGGGCCACCACATGGAACGCGTCCGCAGCGTCGCCCCCGTAGTTGGTCGGGTCCGTCAGCAGCGGGATGATCTTGTAGAACTCCATGATCGAGCCGGGCCAGCCGTGGGTGATCACCAGGGGCAGGGCGTCCTCGTGGGGCGAGCGCTGGTGGATGAAATGGACATCCAGCCCGTCGATGTCCGTCTTGAAGTGGTCGAAGCCGTTCAGCAGCCACTCCTGGTCGCGCCAACTGAACTCGTCCCGCCAGTAGTCGATCAGCTCCTCCAGGTACTCGCGGTTCGTGCCGTAGTCCCACTCGGTGCCGACCAGGTCGTCGGGCAGCCGCGTCCGGGACAGGCGGTCCTTCAGGTCGGCCAGCACCGCGTCGGGCACGTCTATCGTGAACGGGCGGATCGCCTCGGGGTCCTCGGCCGCGCTCTCCTCCTGGCCCGGCGCCGGGGCGGCGGATGCGGTTCCGGTCGTCGCGAGCACGCCGGCGGCGAGAGCGAAGGCGGCCACCAGCATCAGCGGCGGGGCGCTACGAATCGTGGCGAATCGGAGCATGATCATCAACACACCTTTCGTTCAGGGTGGCCCCTATAATGCCACGACTGACCAGGAGGGACCGACCGATGCTGAAGACATGGCTGAACCGCGCGCTCGTCCTCGGCTGGATTCCGACGCTGTTCGTCGCCGGCGGCGTCCGCTGGCTCGACGAGCCGGCCGCGTCGGCCCAGGAGCGGACGCCGATCAAGGTGTCCCGCATCTACACCGGCGCGGACGGCCAGACGCATGTCGAGGAGCTCGACGTGCCGCTCACCTCGCAGCGCGGCGCCACCGAGCTGTCCGACCCGGTTCCGGTGACCAGCGTCCAGTTCCGGCGCACCTCGCCCGAGTACTTCATCGACTGGCACACGGCGCCTCGCCGCCAGTACGTGATCACGCTGGCGGGGGAGAGCGAGGTCGAGTTCGGCGACGGCACCAAGGTCCGGCTGTACCCCGGCCACATCCTGCTCGCCGAGGACACCACCGGCCAGGGGCACATCTCGCGGGCCATCGGCGACGAGGATCGGATCTCGATCTTCCTGCCGCTCGCCGAGCAGTAGACGTATCGGTTTCTGCGGGACTGCCAGCGGCAGCGGTGGGATAGCATGTCCCAGGCGCGCTGCGCATGAGGCTGTCGTGGGAGGAGCTACGGCGGATCACACGTGAACCATGACGAGGAGCCGAACGATGCAGATGCAGTTCCGCGGATCACGACACGCAATCGGAATCGCGCTCCTCGTGACGGCGCTCCTGTCGGCGCCCACCATGGTCAGTGCCCAGTCATCCGCCGAGTTCGTCCCGGTCACCGACGAGATGCTGCAGAACCCGGCGGACGGCGACTGGCTGTCGTGGCGCCGGACGCCGGACGGCTGGGGCTACAGTCCGCTGGACGAGATCGACCGGGACAACGTGCACCGGATCCGCATGGTCTGGACGCGGGGGCTCGCCGAGGGGCGCCAGGAAGGCACGCCGCTGGCCTACAACGGCGTGCTCTACATGCCGCAGTCGAACGACGTGATCGAGGCGATCGACGGGGCGACCGGCGACCTGATCTGGCAGCACCGGCGCGACCTGCCCGAAGACGTCTACGAGTACGTCGGCGGCAACGCGCGCAGCAACCGGAACATCTCCATCTACGACCGGTTCATCGTCAACACGAGCGACGACGACTACTTCTTCGGGCTCGACGCCACGACCGGCGAGATCGCCTGGGAGACGCAGATCTTCGACTACAAGGTGATTCCGGCCGGACACAGCTCGGGGCCGATCATCGCCGACGGCAGGGCCGTCTCCGGGCGAAGCTGCCGGCCGCGGGGCGGGCCGGAGTCGTGCGTGATCGTGGCCCACGACGCACGCACCGGCGAGGAGCTGTGGCGGCGGCGGACGGTGCCGGCCCCGGGCGAGCCGGGCGACGAGACGTGGGGCGGCGTGCCCTTCGAGGAGCGGATCCACGTCGGCACCTGGGTGGCCGGCAGCTACGACCCGGAGCTGCGGTTGTTCTACCAGGGCACGTCGGTCACCTCGCCGGCCCCCAAGTTCATGCTCGGCGGCGTCGACAACACGCACCTGTACCACAACTCGACGCTGGCGCTCGACATCGACACCGGCGAGATCCGTTGGTACTACCAGCACCTGAACGACCATTGGGACCTCGACCATCCCTTCGAGCGCATCCTCGTCGACACCGCGGTCGCGCCCGACCCGTCCGAGGTGAGCTGGATCAACCCGCGCCTGCGGCCGGGAGAGGTCCGGAAGGTGCTGACCGGCATCCCCGGCAAGACCGGCGTCGTCTACACGCTCGACCGCGAGACGGGCGAGTTCCTGTGGGCCACCCCCACCGTCACCCAGAACGTCATCAGCAGCATCGACGGCGCGACCGGGGAGGTGACGGAGAACGCCGAGGTGGTCTTCAACACGGTGGGTCAGGAGGTCTTCGCCTGCCCGACCTGGAACGGCGGCAAGGACTGGGAGGCCGGCGCCTACAGCCCGCTGACCAACACGATGTACATGCCGTTGCGCAACACCTGCGCGCGCATGCTCGCGACGCGGGTGTTCAACGACGATACCCCGACCCTGCCGACCGAGAACCGCTCGACCACCTATGCCATCGCCTACCGGCACCAGTTGGCGCCGGGCAACGAGAACGCGGGCACCGTGCGGGCGATCTCGGCGGAGACCGGCAGGACGGTCTGGCTCCACGAGCAGCGCGCGGGCACGCTGTCGCTCGTGACCACCGGGGGCGGCCTGGTCTTCGGCGGGGATGTCAACGGGCGGGTCCGGGCCTTCGACCAGGAGACCGGCGAGGTGCTGTGGGAGATCAACCTCGGCTCGCCCGTCAGCGGCTTTCCGATCAGCTACGCGGTCGACGGCAAGCAGTACATCGCGTTCGGCACGGGCAACGCGGGGACGTCGTCGCACTTCAACCGGTTGACCCCGGAGCTGCGTCCGAGCTCGGGCAACAACCTTTTCGTGTTTACGCTGCCTTGACCAAGCGCCGAGGACGCCGTCCCGACAAGGCGCCCTCGGCCGCCTTCGTCCGTTCCGCCCCGCCCGGACGATACTGAACGGAAGTCGTCATGATCCAGGACGCGGCAGACGATCTGCGGCGCATCCGGGACTACCCGCGGGCGCCGGTCAAACGCGCAGCCTACAGCGACCGCGCGGCGTGGCTCATGGCAATCATGGCGGAACTCGCCTACACAAGATTCGACCAGGAGGACGACAGCTCGATTCTGTCCCTCGCGCGAGAACTCGCCGAGCTCACGGACACGGAACAGATCGTCGAGCGACTGCGAGGGCTCGCGGCGCTGCTGGGTCCGGCTCGCGAAGGTGGAGCGACCAAGAACAACGCACTGCTCCGGCGTGCTCTCGCCGCGGGAGAATTCCGCCTCAAGGGGGTCCTGTTCGACGCCGCCACCGACACGCAGGGCTATGTCGCGGTGAGACGGCCCGACGACGGGCCCGGCATGGCCGTGCTGGCGTTCCGCGGGACGCAGCGGGTCAAGGACTGGATGATGAACCTGGACGCGGCCACGACGCAGGTGTGCAGCTCGGGCGGCAGGGTGCTGGGCAACGTGCACCGGGGGTTCAACGACGCGTTTCTCTCCGTTCGCGCGCAGATCGGCCCGCTGCTCGAGGGCGATGAAGACCTGCCGCTCTTCATCACCGGCCACTCGCTGGGCGGCGCTC includes the following:
- a CDS encoding lipase family protein — protein: MIQDAADDLRRIRDYPRAPVKRAAYSDRAAWLMAIMAELAYTRFDQEDDSSILSLARELAELTDTEQIVERLRGLAALLGPAREGGATKNNALLRRALAAGEFRLKGVLFDAATDTQGYVAVRRPDDGPGMAVLAFRGTQRVKDWMMNLDAATTQVCSSGGRVLGNVHRGFNDAFLSVRAQIGPLLEGDEDLPLFITGHSLGGALATLATWYLNGDSLAACYTFGAPRVGDTGLMDRFRTPVYRLVNGVDPVPFVPPSHRTVSLAKHALRIVGTVISPAEKLADGLVKFQGYRHYGYQRYLNVCPAGPTGDFPNLRVEFAVSPLVRIGRVIGRVLRREFNRGLRCDKYHDMGLYRAKLRAFAQKRQQDL
- a CDS encoding PQQ-binding-like beta-propeller repeat protein, with translation MTRSRTMQMQFRGSRHAIGIALLVTALLSAPTMVSAQSSAEFVPVTDEMLQNPADGDWLSWRRTPDGWGYSPLDEIDRDNVHRIRMVWTRGLAEGRQEGTPLAYNGVLYMPQSNDVIEAIDGATGDLIWQHRRDLPEDVYEYVGGNARSNRNISIYDRFIVNTSDDDYFFGLDATTGEIAWETQIFDYKVIPAGHSSGPIIADGRAVSGRSCRPRGGPESCVIVAHDARTGEELWRRRTVPAPGEPGDETWGGVPFEERIHVGTWVAGSYDPELRLFYQGTSVTSPAPKFMLGGVDNTHLYHNSTLALDIDTGEIRWYYQHLNDHWDLDHPFERILVDTAVAPDPSEVSWINPRLRPGEVRKVLTGIPGKTGVVYTLDRETGEFLWATPTVTQNVISSIDGATGEVTENAEVVFNTVGQEVFACPTWNGGKDWEAGAYSPLTNTMYMPLRNTCARMLATRVFNDDTPTLPTENRSTTYAIAYRHQLAPGNENAGTVRAISAETGRTVWLHEQRAGTLSLVTTGGGLVFGGDVNGRVRAFDQETGEVLWEINLGSPVSGFPISYAVDGKQYIAFGTGNAGTSSHFNRLTPELRPSSGNNLFVFTLP
- a CDS encoding AAA family ATPase; the encoded protein is MDDPRELILCDVRCFQDAQRGNLRPITLLVGENSTGKTTFLGCYRALHQAFTGFDLDSLLDFNEEPFVMGSFRDIVRSRRGPGGRIDQFQLGLSVVPKPTGEIPSYRVLITFRDEDSQPAIASFRFEFESDSFLELERGPEGTVLRTPDHQVETDFPFGQAVFLLDYLMALVGDERQKFSPPSQGLQPVADYLRDLFLRHKPKTRRTQRADRKRIGVLRPQLPELIPIAPLRSKPMRTYNPVSETASPEGGHIPMLMMRLSRTNQSHWKSLHDDLVAFGRGSGLFSDIKVKRHGRQMSDPFQLQVKVRTGPHANITDVGYGVSQSLPILVDVMAATESDRVGGRRRRDSGGRMFLLQQPEVHLHPRGQAELANLFVDAFKKSGSRFLIETHSDYIVDRMRIAVRKETLKSDDVSILYFEPTGNAVTIHNMTLDDYGNLEGAPPGYRDFFLKETDQLLGFSD
- a CDS encoding epoxide hydrolase 1, producing MLVAAFALAAGVLATTGTASAAPAPGQEESAAEDPEAIRPFTIDVPDAVLADLKDRLSRTRLPDDLVGTEWDYGTNREYLEELIDYWRDEFSWRDQEWLLNGFDHFKTDIDGLDVHFIHQRSPHEDALPLVITHGWPGSIMEFYKIIPLLTDPTNYGGDAADAFHVVAPSIPGYGFSDKPTGRGYGPEKMAAIIGRLMERLGYDRYGTQGGDWGSIISRWQAAQHPDRVVGVHLNMVTAGPPAGVDDPTAGVPPEELARTRERQAFFADERGYSNIQGTKPQTLGYGLNDSPAGLAAWIVEKFRTWCDCGGDVESQFTRDELLTNITIYWATQTITSSTRIYYESRRATNQPGYIETPVGAAIFPKELFIPPRAWAEAAYNVTHWTEMPRGGHFAALEEPELLTEDIRAFFRKLR